The Vespula vulgaris chromosome 22, iyVesVulg1.1, whole genome shotgun sequence genome window below encodes:
- the LOC127071653 gene encoding uncharacterized protein LOC127071653 isoform X1, with protein sequence MCWNHASNIRIEMPLSPTNHNISTDTAESVNPGTSAHVTSTCCTPPPSYHNINLPLGHPSTLPSDRGAPPSYEEAIDPNAPPPSYDSLFGRMREAHKVSKGVFDFLKNIIVLLVGTIGCTIILGVTIVVPICMMIIGALYLYDCPQGEYIPVYLLVGGGFGVFKQLLHLSARVRQRQEERDEERIRQSPTQTLINCFMLGWFIIGSMWVYKEYEPNYDPSLGKYCNKTLYLFAFWLITSVYICLGVITAGLCSISVASIAFQRPPPDLM encoded by the exons ATGTGTTGGAATCACGCATCAAACATTAGGATAGAAATGCCGTTGAGTCCAACGAATCATAATATATCTACCGACACTGCAGAAAGTGTAAATCCTGGTACATCTGCTCATGTGACATCGACTTGCTGTACTCCACCTCCGTCATATCATAACATTAATTTACCTCTTGGACATCCTTCCACGTTACCTAGCGATCGTGGTGCACCGCCTTCTTACGAAGAAGCCATAGATCCTAACG CACCTCCTCCCTCGTATGATTCTTTGTTCGGTCGGATGAGGGAGGCACACAAAGTCTCCAAAGGTGTATTTGATTttctcaaaaatataattgttctGCTTGTGGGTACAA TTGGATGCACTATTATTCTCGGTGTGACAATAGTAGTTCCAATATGCATGATGATTATTGGAGCATTGTACCTTTACGACTGCCCACAGGGTGAATACATACCTGTTTATTTACTAGTAGGTGGAGGATTTGGtgtatttaaacaattattacatttatctgCACGCGTAAGACAGcgacaagaagaaagagatgaagaaaggATTAGACAATCTCCAACACAAACATTGATTAATTGCTTCATGCTGGGCTGGTTTATCATTG GTTCTATGTGGGTGTATAAGGAATACGAACCAAATTATGATCCATCCCTTGGCAAATATTGCAACaaaactttatatttatttgcctTTTGGTTGATAACCTCTGTTTATATATGTCTGGGCGTTATAACAGCCGGTCTTTGCAGTATTTCCGTAGCCAGTATTGCGTTCCAAAGGCCACCACCTGATCTtatgtaa
- the LOC127071654 gene encoding radial spoke head 1 homolog isoform X1 has translation MTEPLPIPGEYGEAEENPLGLYEGERNEQGDRHGFGKTLLPNGDMYVGRYCEGLRNGKGIYVFKNGARYDGEWRQGLKYGQGTFWYPDGTRYEVLRKINKGRKEENDKDLTGEYRLTGDWKRDTKYGFGVYFYENKDVYEGSWKKNLRHGLGTYLYAATGTKFMGTWIKDRMQGPGQLIHPRHRYHGFWELNLVMHANIMDTVTLVFFFLRLSYNSRTVVVVLLSRMLVCNTDITCTYEILITSNPRRKDLEILIRSIFE, from the exons ATGACAGAACCTCTGCCGATTCCCGGTGAATACGGGGAAGCGGAAGAGAATCCTCTCGGT CTGTACGAAggcgaaagaaacgaacaagGCGATCGACATGGATTCGGGAAAACTTTATTACCCAATGGAGATATGTACGTTGGTCGATATTGCGAAGGACTAAGAAACGGCAAaggtatctatgtatttaagAACGGTGCTCGATATGACGGCGAATGGAGGCAGGGACTTAAATATGGCCAAGGGACTTTTTGGTACCCCGATGGAACGCGATACGAAG TATTACGTAAGATAAATAAaggacgaaaggaagaaaatgataaagatcTAACAGGAGAATATCGTTTAACAGGCGACTGGAAGCGTGATACTAAATATGGATTTGGAGTGTATTTTTACGAGAATAAAGATGTTTACGAAGGTTCCTGGAAAAAGAATCTTCGTCATGGTTTGGGAACGTATCTTTACGCAGCAACCGGGACAAAATTTATGGGTACTTGGATCAAAGATCGCATGCAAGGTCCCGGTCAACTTATTCACCCTCGTCATCGATATCATGGCTTTTGGGAATTGAATTTGGTAATGCACGCGAATATAATGGACACGGTAAcgctcgtttttttttttctaagattaTCTTATAACAGCCGTACGGTCGTGGTTGTTTTACTTTCGAGAATGCTTGTATGCAACACGGACATTACATGCACGTACGAGATCCTGATTACGAGCAACCCGAGGAGGAAAGACTTGGAGATCTTGATACG ATcaatttttgaataa
- the LOC127071654 gene encoding radial spoke head 1 homolog isoform X2, translating to MTEPLPIPGEYGEAEENPLGLYEGERNEQGDRHGFGKTLLPNGDMYVGRYCEGLRNGKGIYVFKNGARYDGEWRQGLKYGQGTFWYPDGTRYEVLRKINKGRKEENDKDLTGEYRLTGDWKRDTKYGFGVYFYENKDVYEGSWKKNLRHGLGTYLYAATGTKFMGTWIKDRMQGPGQLIHPRHRYHGFWELNLVMHANIMDTVTLVFFFLRLSYNSRTVVVVLLSRMLVCNTDITCTYEILITSNPRRKDLEILIRLWT from the exons ATGACAGAACCTCTGCCGATTCCCGGTGAATACGGGGAAGCGGAAGAGAATCCTCTCGGT CTGTACGAAggcgaaagaaacgaacaagGCGATCGACATGGATTCGGGAAAACTTTATTACCCAATGGAGATATGTACGTTGGTCGATATTGCGAAGGACTAAGAAACGGCAAaggtatctatgtatttaagAACGGTGCTCGATATGACGGCGAATGGAGGCAGGGACTTAAATATGGCCAAGGGACTTTTTGGTACCCCGATGGAACGCGATACGAAG TATTACGTAAGATAAATAAaggacgaaaggaagaaaatgataaagatcTAACAGGAGAATATCGTTTAACAGGCGACTGGAAGCGTGATACTAAATATGGATTTGGAGTGTATTTTTACGAGAATAAAGATGTTTACGAAGGTTCCTGGAAAAAGAATCTTCGTCATGGTTTGGGAACGTATCTTTACGCAGCAACCGGGACAAAATTTATGGGTACTTGGATCAAAGATCGCATGCAAGGTCCCGGTCAACTTATTCACCCTCGTCATCGATATCATGGCTTTTGGGAATTGAATTTGGTAATGCACGCGAATATAATGGACACGGTAAcgctcgtttttttttttctaagattaTCTTATAACAGCCGTACGGTCGTGGTTGTTTTACTTTCGAGAATGCTTGTATGCAACACGGACATTACATGCACGTACGAGATCCTGATTACGAGCAACCCGAGGAGGAAAGACTTGGAGATCTTGATACG ACTATGGACTTAG
- the LOC127071653 gene encoding transmembrane protein 272-like isoform X2: MPLSPTNHNISTDTAESVNPGTSAHVTSTCCTPPPSYHNINLPLGHPSTLPSDRGAPPSYEEAIDPNAPPPSYDSLFGRMREAHKVSKGVFDFLKNIIVLLVGTIGCTIILGVTIVVPICMMIIGALYLYDCPQGEYIPVYLLVGGGFGVFKQLLHLSARVRQRQEERDEERIRQSPTQTLINCFMLGWFIIGSMWVYKEYEPNYDPSLGKYCNKTLYLFAFWLITSVYICLGVITAGLCSISVASIAFQRPPPDLM, translated from the exons ATGCCGTTGAGTCCAACGAATCATAATATATCTACCGACACTGCAGAAAGTGTAAATCCTGGTACATCTGCTCATGTGACATCGACTTGCTGTACTCCACCTCCGTCATATCATAACATTAATTTACCTCTTGGACATCCTTCCACGTTACCTAGCGATCGTGGTGCACCGCCTTCTTACGAAGAAGCCATAGATCCTAACG CACCTCCTCCCTCGTATGATTCTTTGTTCGGTCGGATGAGGGAGGCACACAAAGTCTCCAAAGGTGTATTTGATTttctcaaaaatataattgttctGCTTGTGGGTACAA TTGGATGCACTATTATTCTCGGTGTGACAATAGTAGTTCCAATATGCATGATGATTATTGGAGCATTGTACCTTTACGACTGCCCACAGGGTGAATACATACCTGTTTATTTACTAGTAGGTGGAGGATTTGGtgtatttaaacaattattacatttatctgCACGCGTAAGACAGcgacaagaagaaagagatgaagaaaggATTAGACAATCTCCAACACAAACATTGATTAATTGCTTCATGCTGGGCTGGTTTATCATTG GTTCTATGTGGGTGTATAAGGAATACGAACCAAATTATGATCCATCCCTTGGCAAATATTGCAACaaaactttatatttatttgcctTTTGGTTGATAACCTCTGTTTATATATGTCTGGGCGTTATAACAGCCGGTCTTTGCAGTATTTCCGTAGCCAGTATTGCGTTCCAAAGGCCACCACCTGATCTtatgtaa
- the LOC127071654 gene encoding radial spoke head 1 homolog isoform X3, whose amino-acid sequence MTEPLPIPGEYGEAEENPLGLYEGERNEQGDRHGFGKTLLPNGDMYVGRYCEGLRNGKGIYVFKNGARYDGEWRQGLKYGQGTFWYPDGTRYEGDWKRDTKYGFGVYFYENKDVYEGSWKKNLRHGLGTYLYAATGTKFMGTWIKDRMQGPGQLIHPRHRYHGFWELNLPYGRGCFTFENACMQHGHYMHVRDPDYEQPEEERLGDLDTTMDLEARTDEEAIEDKPAEEIPFEPVPLKKGFLPVWRARCITPYNSELLPPEPIPLQEEVSLQSLTDKCPDEPWMEPEEYLKYHYDEEEEYENAEDFPIRPSDL is encoded by the exons ATGACAGAACCTCTGCCGATTCCCGGTGAATACGGGGAAGCGGAAGAGAATCCTCTCGGT CTGTACGAAggcgaaagaaacgaacaagGCGATCGACATGGATTCGGGAAAACTTTATTACCCAATGGAGATATGTACGTTGGTCGATATTGCGAAGGACTAAGAAACGGCAAaggtatctatgtatttaagAACGGTGCTCGATATGACGGCGAATGGAGGCAGGGACTTAAATATGGCCAAGGGACTTTTTGGTACCCCGATGGAACGCGATACGAAG GCGACTGGAAGCGTGATACTAAATATGGATTTGGAGTGTATTTTTACGAGAATAAAGATGTTTACGAAGGTTCCTGGAAAAAGAATCTTCGTCATGGTTTGGGAACGTATCTTTACGCAGCAACCGGGACAAAATTTATGGGTACTTGGATCAAAGATCGCATGCAAGGTCCCGGTCAACTTATTCACCCTCGTCATCGATATCATGGCTTTTGGGAATTGAATTTG CCGTACGGTCGTGGTTGTTTTACTTTCGAGAATGCTTGTATGCAACACGGACATTACATGCACGTACGAGATCCTGATTACGAGCAACCCGAGGAGGAAAGACTTGGAGATCTTGATACG ACTATGGACTTAGAGGCAAGGACGGATGAAGAAGCGATCGAAGATAAACCTGCGGAAGAAATACCCTTCGAGCCCGTTCCATTAAAGAAGGGTTTTCTACCTGTATGGCGTGCACGTTGCATCACTCCATATAATTCTGAATTATTGCCACCGGAACCGATACCTTTGCAGGAAGAG GTATCGTTACAATCCTTGACAGACAAGTGTCCCGATGAGCCTTGGATGGAACCggaagaatatttaaaatatcactacgatgaagaagaagagtacgAAAATGCAGAAGATTTCCCGATAAGGCCATCCGACTTGTGA